The Methanocella arvoryzae MRE50 DNA window GCAGAGCACCGGTGCGATTATCTTGTAAAACGGATCAGCGCCGAACAGTCTTTCTCTACTGGCCTCCGCCTAAGCGCAGGCCTGCACCTCATCGAGTTCAAGAGTGACCACGATGACGTCAACAGGTTCTTAGAGCAACTTCCCCATTACGCCATGCTGGCGGACTACATCTGGCTGGTTCTTGGAAGCCGGCAGAAAATGCCTAAGTGGCTGCCCTCATATGTAGGCATCTTCCGGGAAGATGGTGACGGTTTTACAATGCTCAAATCCAGCGAGTACCAGAAGCGCTTACCGCCCCTGAGCGCCGATGTGCTCCGGGAGTGCAACCTCCCGAATATCAGAGGAGATCAATTCTACGCCTTTCTCCGGAAGTGGTTCATCAACTCTATCTTTTACCGCAGGGAAGGGCTTGTCGTGAATATGCACGAGCTCGATGGAGTCCTGAAAGAGCAGGAGAAGAAAGGGCGGCAAAAGACGCTGTTTTAAAAGAAAATCAAAGGATGCCCGGAGTCTCCATAGTTTATTTACCACGCCTGTTGAGCATCTCGCAATAGTTACAGAAGGTCCTGCTGCTCAGGATAGGGGTACCGCACCGGGCACAGGAGTTGCTGAGCCCTCCCGCCAGGCCTGGCCGTGGTTCGATATGCTGGCCTTCTTTGCCTCGTAGCGCCCGCTGCTTGTCTGCTTCCATCAGCTTCAGGACTTTCACCTGTTCCCTGGCGATGTACTGGAGATACCGGCTGATGCCGAACAGGTATATGGTATCCTTTGCGCCGGCGGCGAAATAGTTACCATCGCTGCTGCACCACAGCCCCAGGGCCACGTCTTCAAACTGGAATGTGAGCAGCTGATCGCCTTTCTTGTTCAGGACGTACACTCCGTGGGTAGCAGTAGTGGCGAAGACCATGCTGCTGTCGTCCGACACTTTAAGGCGCACGACAGGGCCGGGCACGATAGATTTCCAGAGCAGGTTGAGGTTCTTGTCGGTAAAGTAGACCTGTGAGTTCGAAAAGCCGATAGCGAGGTAGCGGCCATCGTCGGTGATCGAAAGATCGTTAATCTCTCCCGCATAAGTACTGCTGGCAAGCTCATTGCCCCTGTCGCTCAGGCAGTGCAGAGTATTGTTCATCATCTCCAGCACGTAGCTGAACTCGCCGTCATAAGAAGTGAAGACATAGACCACTGGCGAGTTGGTGATGAACTCCCATCGAAGCCGGCCATCAGAGGTGAACATGTACGTCCGGCCTTCTGCAGTCCCTACGAGAAACAGGCTGCCGCTGCCGGAAACGCAAACGGAAGTCACTGGCTTTCTGAACGTCCGACTCCACGTGACGTTACCGCTCCGATCCAGAGCACGGACAGAGCAGTCCTCGTATCCGGCCACGACCAGCGAACCTTCGGGGTCCATATCCAGTGCATTCAGGCGCCTGCCAACCCGGTACGTCCAGAGCTGGTCTCCGCGCTTGTTAAAGAACGAAATGATGCTGTCCTTCGAATAAGAGACGACGTATTCCCCGTCGTCAGAAACCTTGACAAATGCCACATCGTCGCCGGTGGTGTTAGCCCACAGAAGCTTACCCCCGAACTCCATGAGGTAAACGTCGTGATCTTCCGAGGCAGCCCCGATGTACGAGCCGTCAGGGGTCATGTAAACGTGTGTGATCGCCCCGTGCGCCTGGCGCTTCCACTCCGCTTTCAAAATTTTTTCCGGCTGCATTCCCCTACCTCTGAATAGTTTTACTATTCTTGTAGACCTGAGGCATAATAAGTATGCCGGTGCCGTACTGTAAATAAATAATGGTAAGTAAGTCTTACCACGACAACACGCCCCCGTCTTATTCGCCACAGAGAAACGGCTCACCACAGAGGCACAGAGAAACACAGAGACGCACAGAGATTTTTTATTTTAATTATAAAGAGTGCTGCAATTTTCTGTAATATCTGATCCAGAGACTTGACTCACATGGGTTGACTCCCTATGTTTTACTGAAAAATTTCGGCACGCCCCTGCTTATTAGATAAACCTCCGCGAACCTCTGTGCGTCTCTGTGCCTCTGTGGTAAAACCAGTACTCTGTGAACCTCTGTGCGTCTCCGTGGTAAAACCAGTACTCTGTGGGTTTCTGTGGTTAGACAGTTAGAAGTCTCAGGGTAATTTTCTGGACATACTCACCGGCTGTGTTATCACTAGACCATGCTGGACGAGACTGTCGACTTCGTCGCGGACTTCCATGACCCGCTCGGCTGTGTCGGCGACCTCGATTACTACTGGGAGGTCGAGGGACAGGCGGAAGACGTCGAAGCTTTTAATGTCCTTTTCGTGGCCGAAGCCCATGAGCCCGCGATAGACGGTGCAGCCAGGGAAGCCCTTTTGCCGGAAGTACTCTACGAGGTACTTGTAGGCCGGCTGATCGTGGATCCTGGCGGTCTCCGAGACGTATATTCGAAGTAGCATTCCATTAGTGAACATTAGCTATCCCCATGTACTTTACAGGTATTTAACATTACCAATCGTTACAGTATCAAGCCCGCCACTTTAAACCCTGTGTAGGCGGCCAGCAGGCTTCCGGCCACGTTATAGAGAATATTGGCACCTGCGGCCTTATAGTCCCGGCTCTCGATCAGGCGGAAGGTTTCGAACCCGAAGGTGGAAAAGGTCGTATAGCCTCCGAGAAGGCCCGTACAGAGGAGATCGTACGTCTCCCCTGTCACACTCAGGCCGATGAAGAGCGTAATCAGGAAACTCCCCGTGACGTTCACGAACAGGGTCCCTGGCGGTATACCCCGGGGAGCCTGCATGCGGGAGATCTGAAAGCGAAGCAGCGAGCCGATCGCCCCTCCGGCACCGACAAGAATTAGCTGGTCCATCCGGGCCTCCTCGCCAGCAGCATCGCCGCCTGACGACCGATAAGAACGCCGGCGAGCCCGAGGAACAGGTTGCCGAGCACGTTGAGAATGGCGATCTCGGGAGATGCCTGCAGTGTCTGGACGCTGAAAGTCGAGAACGTCGTGAAGGCGCCGATGAAGCCCGAGCCGAAGACAGCCCGCACGGTCGGGCTGAACATCCCGGTGAAGAGCGATGCGTAGAGCAGGAAGCCCAGCACCATGCAGCCGAGGACGTTGATGAGAAGAATACCCGGCATAGATGGTGCCAGGCCGTTGATCAAGTACCGTGCAGACGCCCCGGCAAACCCGCCTGCCGCAACCAGTAAGTATAGCTCTATATCTCGCATGAACAGCCTCTTAATAGATCAGTCTCCTTAAAAAGTATTCCGCGATCAAATTCCCCGGGGCGGGCTCGTTCTTCGGCGATGCAGGCCGTTAACACAAATCCTATATAATATTAGCTTTACTTACATTATACAAAACCATATCACAGAGGCCATTTTCTATGAAGTTCGATCCTGAGCAGGTTAAGCTGGAGACGAAAGAAGACTTTGACAGGGCCTGGAGCACCAGCGGCAAGTACGTCGCGCAGCCGGACTCGACAAAAGATTACACTATACACAATGAGCCAGGGAAGGCTCACCCGGTCTACGACACGCTTAACAAACTCCGGGAAGCTTACATTAACCTCGGCTTCGAAGAAATGGTCAACCCGATCATCATCGAGGAAAGTGACATCTTCCGCCAGTTCAACTACGAGGCGCTGGCAGTCCTTGACAGAGTTTACTATATAGGCGGCCTCCCCAGGCCCAACGTCGGCATCTCCGACGAGCGCTTTGCCCAGATCGAGCAGATCTTCGGCCGCTCCCTGACGGATTCGGACAAAGAAACAATAAGGGAGATCCTGCACAAGTACAAGAAGGGCGAGATCGAGGGCGACGATCTGGTGGCAGATCTATCAGCAGGACTCCAGATCCAGGACTCCAAAGTGGCCGTCATGATCGACCACGTCTTCCCTGAATTCAAGAAGCTCGAGCCTGTCTGCTCTCGCAAGACACTGCGCAGCCACATGACTTCCGGCTGGTTCATTACACTGGGTGCCATGGTCGACCGCCGTACGACACCGCTCAAGCTGTTTTCCGTAGACCTCGTGTTCCGCAGGGAGCAGGAAGAGAATGCCGACCGTCTCAGGGCATATCACTCCGCATCCTGCGTCATCATGGACCCTGACGTGACAGTCGAGCACGGCAAAGCTGTCGCAGCAGGCCTCCTCAGACAGTTCGGCTTCTCCCAGTTCAAGTTCAAGCCCGACGACAAGCGCAGCAAATACTATACACCAGATACCCAGATCGAGGTATATGGTTACCACCCTGCGCTGAAGGGCAGCAACACCAAGTACAAGGATGGATGGGTAGAGATCGCTACCTTCGGCATATATTCAGCTACAGCACTGTCACAGTATGACATTCCTTATCCCGTCATGAACCTCGGCCTCGGCGTGGAGCGCCTCGCCATGATTCTGCACCAGGCGAAGGACATGAGGGACATGGTTTACCCCCAGTTCAAGGAAGAGTGGGACCTGACCGACGCAGAGATCGCCCGCATGATCTCTATGGAGAAGCACCCGCAGACGAAAGAAGGGCATGACATCGCCATGGCCATCATCGCTACTGTAGAACGAAATGGCTCTGCGCCCAGCCCCTGCAGGTTCGACGTGTGGGAAGGCACTATTAACGGCAAGAAAATCAAAGTCTACCTCGAAGAGAAAGAAGAAGGCAAGAAGCTCTGCGGCGGCGCCATCATGAACGAGGCTTACGTTTACAAAGGCGACCTCCTTGGCATCCCTCTCAACAATCCCAAGTTCGCCGAAGTGGCCGAGAAAGGCGCCCCCACCGGCATCAGGAACATCGATGCCATCGCTAACGCAGCAGCCCGGAACATCGAGGAAGGCGTGTACGAGACCACCGTCAAGATGTCCAGAGCACCTGGCGATGTCTACGTTAAGGTCGACCCCGTTGCGCTAAGGTACATCCAGGGCAAGAAACACAAGATAGACTTCCGCGGTCCTGTGTTTACCAGCATCAAGGCTGAGCTCATCGAGTAAAAACAGTGCCTCCGGGCACTACATATTTTTTAATCACAAACTCTTATAAGCGGTTGCGTTAGACTTATTTTAAATACAATCGTTCCCGAGAATGACTATATATAAGCCGAATATATGAGCTTACGTGAAAGTCCGAGAATTATACCGTGAGCAGGAGCGTCTGGCCAGGAAAGCCGTATTCTACGATGCTTTTGGAAAACTGAAGTACGTCGCTGGCATAGACTGTTCATATTATGAGGATCTGATCATCGGCGGAGCGGTAGTCATCGATCTGAATACGCTGGAGCCGATCGAGAAAGCCCACGTGCTGCTGAAACTCGATTTTCCATATATCCCGGGATTACTGGCTTATCGGGAGGCGAATGCCATGATCAGCGCCTTTAAAAAACTGGACACCGTCGTAGACGTCCTGATGATCGACGGCTTTGGCACCAATCATCCCAGGCGGTGCGGCATTGCCACCCAGATCGGGGTCAGGCTGGAGATGCCCTCGATAGGTGTCGGAAAGAGCTTTCTCTGCGGCGATATCGGAGACGATGGCTACGTATACCAGGGAGCCGAACGTACGGGAAAGCTGATCTATTCTCCACGCTCTAAGAAGCCGAT harbors:
- a CDS encoding DUF190 domain-containing protein — translated: MFTNGMLLRIYVSETARIHDQPAYKYLVEYFRQKGFPGCTVYRGLMGFGHEKDIKSFDVFRLSLDLPVVIEVADTAERVMEVRDEVDSLVQHGLVITQPVSMSRKLP
- the sepS gene encoding O-phosphoserine--tRNA ligase → MKFDPEQVKLETKEDFDRAWSTSGKYVAQPDSTKDYTIHNEPGKAHPVYDTLNKLREAYINLGFEEMVNPIIIEESDIFRQFNYEALAVLDRVYYIGGLPRPNVGISDERFAQIEQIFGRSLTDSDKETIREILHKYKKGEIEGDDLVADLSAGLQIQDSKVAVMIDHVFPEFKKLEPVCSRKTLRSHMTSGWFITLGAMVDRRTTPLKLFSVDLVFRREQEENADRLRAYHSASCVIMDPDVTVEHGKAVAAGLLRQFGFSQFKFKPDDKRSKYYTPDTQIEVYGYHPALKGSNTKYKDGWVEIATFGIYSATALSQYDIPYPVMNLGLGVERLAMILHQAKDMRDMVYPQFKEEWDLTDAEIARMISMEKHPQTKEGHDIAMAIIATVERNGSAPSPCRFDVWEGTINGKKIKVYLEEKEEGKKLCGGAIMNEAYVYKGDLLGIPLNNPKFAEVAEKGAPTGIRNIDAIANAAARNIEEGVYETTVKMSRAPGDVYVKVDPVALRYIQGKKHKIDFRGPVFTSIKAELIE
- a CDS encoding fluoride efflux transporter FluC, which gives rise to MDQLILVGAGGAIGSLLRFQISRMQAPRGIPPGTLFVNVTGSFLITLFIGLSVTGETYDLLCTGLLGGYTTFSTFGFETFRLIESRDYKAAGANILYNVAGSLLAAYTGFKVAGLIL
- the crcB gene encoding fluoride efflux transporter CrcB — its product is MRDIELYLLVAAGGFAGASARYLINGLAPSMPGILLINVLGCMVLGFLLYASLFTGMFSPTVRAVFGSGFIGAFTTFSTFSVQTLQASPEIAILNVLGNLFLGLAGVLIGRQAAMLLARRPGWTS
- a CDS encoding WD40 repeat domain-containing protein, which encodes MQPEKILKAEWKRQAHGAITHVYMTPDGSYIGAASEDHDVYLMEFGGKLLWANTTGDDVAFVKVSDDGEYVVSYSKDSIISFFNKRGDQLWTYRVGRRLNALDMDPEGSLVVAGYEDCSVRALDRSGNVTWSRTFRKPVTSVCVSGSGSLFLVGTAEGRTYMFTSDGRLRWEFITNSPVVYVFTSYDGEFSYVLEMMNNTLHCLSDRGNELASSTYAGEINDLSITDDGRYLAIGFSNSQVYFTDKNLNLLWKSIVPGPVVRLKVSDDSSMVFATTATHGVYVLNKKGDQLLTFQFEDVALGLWCSSDGNYFAAGAKDTIYLFGISRYLQYIAREQVKVLKLMEADKQRALRGKEGQHIEPRPGLAGGLSNSCARCGTPILSSRTFCNYCEMLNRRGK
- a CDS encoding endonuclease V — protein: MKVRELYREQERLARKAVFYDAFGKLKYVAGIDCSYYEDLIIGGAVVIDLNTLEPIEKAHVLLKLDFPYIPGLLAYREANAMISAFKKLDTVVDVLMIDGFGTNHPRRCGIATQIGVRLEMPSIGVGKSFLCGDIGDDGYVYQGAERTGKLIYSPRSKKPIYVSPGHRISLETSVELVKKCMKSGRIPEPTRLAHEYVTGVKNTLR